The Tautonia plasticadhaerens nucleotide sequence GGCGACGACGATCCCCCGCGCCCAGGCCGATCGGTTCGAGGCGGTGCCAGCGTAGCTCGTCGGCGGCAGGGGGATGCCGGTGGCCCGGTAGGCGGCGTTGAGCTTCTCGACGGCGCCGTGGCAGAAGATCGGGCCGATCGAGGGGTCCAGGCCCGAGAGCAGCCGCTGGGCCTTGCCCAGGGCGTAGCTGAACAGAAGGCTGACCTTGCCGGAGTCGGCGTTGCTGCGCCACCAGGCGTTCACGGAATCGAACACGTCCCGCTGGCTCGGCCAGCGATAGATCGGCAGGGCGAACGTCGATTCGGTGATGAAGACGTGGCAGCGCACCGGGTCGAACGGGACGCAGGTCGCGTCGGGCCCGACCTTGTAGTCCCCCGAGACGACCCAGACGGCCCCCCGGTGCTCGACCCGCACCTGGGCCGACCCCAGGATGTGCCCCGCCGGGTGGAGCGAGACGCGGACCCCATTGATCTCGACCGGATCGCCGTACCCGGCGGCCTCAATCATCGGCTCATCGCCGACCCGGACCCGGAGCACCCCGGCCCCGTCCCGGGCGGTCAGGTATCGTCTCGACCCCCAACGG carries:
- a CDS encoding ligase-associated DNA damage response exonuclease; protein product: MTRSDPVLRLTDAGLYCEAGDFFIDPWCPVDRAVITHAHSDHARWGSRRYLTARDGAGVLRVRVGDEPMIEAAGYGDPVEINGVRVSLHPAGHILGSAQVRVEHRGAVWVVSGDYKVGPDATCVPFDPVRCHVFITESTFALPIYRWPSQRDVFDSVNAWWRSNADSGKVSLLFSYALGKAQRLLSGLDPSIGPIFCHGAVEKLNAAYRATGIPLPPTSYAGTASNRSAWARGIVVAPPSAHGTPWARKFGPSSSAFASGWMTIRGTRRRRAVDRGFVLSDHADWPGLLDAIAATGAETVWATHGYSAVLVRWLREHGTDAHVVATRFVGEEDASAEPEDGSAEEAG